Sequence from the Clostridium saccharobutylicum DSM 13864 genome:
ATTTTTTATACTAACAACTTGTCCTAAATTGCATATTATAAAAATATTTTGCTTTATTATTTTTGAATAATTTATATTTTCAATAATCTTTACTTTTTTATTATAATGTTAGACCCAAATAAATGATATATTTATTTGATTGTTTTTCAAGTCTTACATGTGAATTAGTGTACATTCATTACTGTGGATCATAAGACATCCAATCGTAAGATGCGTTAAGTGGAGTTTTACCATCATAAGCATTTAACCATGAATCTACACCTGTTCCAGGCCATAAATTCATAATAATTTTACCAGCATGTGATGGAATATTATTGTATGCTCTATGCACTTCCACTCCATCTACCAACCATGCAATATAAGTTGGTTGCCAATTAAAGGCATAAGTATGGTAACTTTTTGAAGCATCAAATCCTAAATTATAAAGATACTCATGATTACCTACACCGTTTGTATAATAATTGAATTGTACCTTTGTAGTATCTTTGCCTAAAAACTCTATATCTATTTCATCCCAAGGAGTATTATCTGATGGTCCTGTATAAGTAAAAAATGAAGAAACTATACCAGTATTTTTTGCTGGTTTCATATTTACTTGGTAGAGTCCATATCTGTAAGTATCATTTGTGCGATATTCTCCACCCGCATATGGTAAAGCTCCACCTTGAGTATCTTTACTGATATTAAGATTCATAGCTCCATTGTTAAACTTAACATTACTATCTCTCCAAGTACAGTTAAACATGTTCCCGTTAGACCATCCATTTGATTTTGACCAAGCACTTGTATTAAAATAATTAAATCCGTCACTAAAGTGTTTTGTAGTCAATGCAAAAGCTTGTGTTGGTATTAAAGCTCCTACCAAGAAAGTACTTACTAGTGTTCCTAATATTGCAGTTTTAATTTTCTTTATGTTCATATATTTACCTCCTAATAAAAATGTTTACAATTTTATTATATGTATATGTTTCCATTTTGTAAAGAGCTTTATTAAAGTGTCTTATTTTTGAAAAATTAATAATTATCCAATATCTTATTTGGAAAATATTTTATAAAAAATAAAAAAATGTTATTGATAACGGATTTTAATCCGTTAATGCAACAGCTTTATTTTATCGCTTTAAATTTTTAGTAAAATTAATTTATTATATAGTTTTATTGTATAATAGTATTATAAATAAAAAAAGCAAAAGCAAAAATGGGGGCAAGAAAATGAGTAAATATTGGAATGAAACTGTAAATAATATAGAACCGTATATTCCAGGGGAACAACCTAAAGATAAGAAATACATAAAACTAAATACTAACGAAAATCCATATCCGCCATCTAAAAAAGCTATAGAGGCAATGGAAAATGTGATTAATGATGATTTAAAGCTTTATCCAGATCCAACTTGCAGTGAACTAATAAGTGAAATAGCAGTGAAATATGGTGTGGATGAAGATGAAGTATTTGTAGGAAATGGATCTGATGAGGTTTTAGCATTTTCATTTATGACTTTTTTTTCTAGAGAAAAGAGAATTTTATTTCCAGACATAAGTTACACTTTTTATAAAGTGTACTCTGAATTATTTAAATTAAATTATGAATTAGTCAAATTAGATGATGATTTTAATATACCACTAGATGAGTTTAAGAAGTCTAATGGTGGAATAATAATACCTAATCCTAATGCACCTACAGGAAAATATATAGATACTGAAAATTTAAGAAATTTAATAGAAGTAAATAAAGAAAGTGTAGTTATTATAGATGAAGCTTATGTAGACTTTGGAGGCGAATCCATGGTTAAATTTATTAAGGACTACCAGAACCTTCTTGTCGTGCAAACTTTATCTAAGTCACGTTCATTAGCCGGCATGAGAGTTGGATTTGCTTTAGGACATAGAGATTTAATTGAAGGATTAAATAGAATAAAAAATAGTATGAATTCTTATACAATAGATAGGGTTGCACTAGCTGGTGCTAAAGCTGCTATAAATGATAATGAATATTTTAATGAAATAACGAAAAAGATAATTAATACAAGAGAGAATTCAACTAATCAATTAAGAGAATTAGGTTTTAAGGTTTTAGAATCAAAAGCGAATTTTATATTTGTAACTCATGAAAAAGCAAATGGAAAATTCCTTTATGAATCTTTAAAAGATAATGGTATATTAGTAAGATACTTTAATAAGGATAGGATTGATAACTATTTAAGAATAACAATAGGAACTGATAATGAAATGGATGTTTTAATTGAGAAAATTAAAACTATATTAGAAAATTTATAATATCAAAATTATAA
This genomic interval carries:
- the bglS gene encoding beta-glucanase yields the protein MNIKKIKTAILGTLVSTFLVGALIPTQAFALTTKHFSDGFNYFNTSAWSKSNGWSNGNMFNCTWRDSNVKFNNGAMNLNISKDTQGGALPYAGGEYRTNDTYRYGLYQVNMKPAKNTGIVSSFFTYTGPSDNTPWDEIDIEFLGKDTTKVQFNYYTNGVGNHEYLYNLGFDASKSYHTYAFNWQPTYIAWLVDGVEVHRAYNNIPSHAGKIIMNLWPGTGVDSWLNAYDGKTPLNASYDWMSYDPQ
- the hisC gene encoding histidinol-phosphate transaminase, which gives rise to MSKYWNETVNNIEPYIPGEQPKDKKYIKLNTNENPYPPSKKAIEAMENVINDDLKLYPDPTCSELISEIAVKYGVDEDEVFVGNGSDEVLAFSFMTFFSREKRILFPDISYTFYKVYSELFKLNYELVKLDDDFNIPLDEFKKSNGGIIIPNPNAPTGKYIDTENLRNLIEVNKESVVIIDEAYVDFGGESMVKFIKDYQNLLVVQTLSKSRSLAGMRVGFALGHRDLIEGLNRIKNSMNSYTIDRVALAGAKAAINDNEYFNEITKKIINTRENSTNQLRELGFKVLESKANFIFVTHEKANGKFLYESLKDNGILVRYFNKDRIDNYLRITIGTDNEMDVLIEKIKTILENL